One segment of Lepus europaeus isolate LE1 chromosome 16, mLepTim1.pri, whole genome shotgun sequence DNA contains the following:
- the LOC133775050 gene encoding MAP/microtubule affinity-regulating kinase 3-like has translation MEGPLDFHPPLDGFRFVDVLGRGSFGLVKLARHLASGKYVAVKILLQDASPSSPLSAQAEAVILRSLRHENIVRLLVERHTRTHLFLVMELATKGSLESYVLEQGGLAEAEARTLFGQALAAVSYCHGQRVVHRDLKLGNLLLDAHLNLKLADFGLSLRLEQGTLVRGFWGTPEYCAPELFLGEAYDPFKADLWSLGVVLFAMLAAKLPFRGKDTEEVQDTVLCGCYVLPRAVSPALQELLAWLLTVDASGRPSTGTEGTPGPQPCGPEALPESSQGGEQHHIEKDPLSLVSVSCDSMSVDVSSARSDSSEASSQPQQEWSPGSSTAPDSSQASSQPQQEWSPGSSTAPNSSQASTSPSSPSARSQVDLPQPEAAAAAHEPEDSGTAATADSTDTKASAQGKRQGRRGVGRRILRFLLRACCILPSRGSSPGRCCRVVPK, from the exons ATGGAAGGCCCCTTGGACTTCCATCCTCCTCTGGACGGGTTCCGCTTCGTGGACGTGCTCGGCCGGGGCAGCTTCGGCCTGGTGAAGCTGGCCCGGCACCTGGCGTCCGGCAAGTACGTGGCCGTAAAGATCCTCCTGCAAGACGCCTCTCCCAGCAGCCCGCTGTCCGCGCAGGCGGAAGCGGTCATCCTGAGGAGCCTGCGGCACGAGAACATCGTGCGGCTGCTGGTGGAGCGGCACACCAGGACGCACCTGTTCCTGGTCATGGAGCTGGCGACCAAGGGCTCGCTGGAGAGCTACGTGCTTGAGCAGGGCGGCCTGGCCGAGGCCGAGGCCAGGACCCTGTTCGGCCAGGCGCTGGCCGCCGTGAGctactgccatggccagcgcgtgGTGCACCGGGACCTCAAGCTGGGCAACCTGCTGCTGGATGCCCACCTGAACCTCAAGCTGGCGGACTTCGGCCTGAGCCTGCGGCTGGAGCAGGGCACGCTGGTAAGGGGCTTCTGGGGGACCCCCGAGTACTGCGCCCCCGAGCTTTTCCTCGGGGAGGCCTATGACCCCTTTAAGGCCGACCTGtggagcctgggggtggtgctgtttGCCATGCTGGCGGCCAAGCTGCCCTTCCGCGGGAAGGACACGGAGGAGGTACAGGACACGGTGCTGTGTGGCTGCTACGTGCTGCCGCGTGCCGTCAGCCcggccctgcaggagctgctggcctggctgCTCACTGTCGACGCCTCGGGGAGGCCCA GCACGGGGACCGAGGGGACGCCAGGCCCTCAGCCCTGTGGCCCCGAGGCCCTGCCCGAGTCCTCACAGGGCGGGGAGCAGCACCACATAGAGAAGGACCCCTTGTCTCTGGTGTCAGTGTCCTGTGACAGCATGTCCGTCGATGTTTCCTCCGCACGAAGCGACTCCTCCGAGGCCTCCA gccagccacagcaaGAATGGAGCCCAGGATCCAGCACCGCCCCCGactcctcccaggcctcca gccagccacagcaaGAATGGAGCCCAGGATCCAGCACCGCCCCCAactcctcccaggcctcca CGTCGCCCTCCAGCCCCAGTGCCAGGAGCCAAGTGGACCTCCCACAGCCAGAAGCCGCCGCAGCAGCCCATGAGCCCGAGGACTCTGGGACCGCAGCCACCGCTGACAGCACAGACACCAAGGCCAGCGCCCAGGGCAAGAGGCAGGGCCGGCGCGGGGTCGGCAGGAGGATCCTCCGGTTCCTGCTGAGGGCATGCTGCATCCTGCCGTCCCGAGGgagcagccctggccgctgctgcAGAGTGGTCCCCAAGTAG